The genomic stretch TGTTCGACTACGGGCCGGAGGACGCGGCGCTGGTGCTGCTGTCGCTCGGGCTCGACTGACGTCGGACCTGGCAGGGGCGCGCTGCGCTGTGGACAGCGGCCACTCGTCCACAGATCGGCCTGGAGGCCCGCCCACACAGGGCGCGCGGGGCACGCTGGGTGCATGAACGACAACCGGCTCGGGGCCGCCGTCAGCCCCTACCTCCGCCAGCACGCCGCCAACCCGGTGGACTGGCGTGAGTGGGGAGCGGACGCCTTCGTCGAGGCGCGGGAGCGTGACGTGCCCGTCCTGGTGTCGATCGGCTACGCCACGTGCCACTGGTGTCACGTCATGGCGCGCGAGAGTTTCTCCGACCCGGAGATCGGCGCGATGCTCCGACAGGACTTCGTCGCCGTGAAGGTGGACCGTGAAGAGCGGCCCGACGTCGACTCGAGCGCGATGGCCGCGGCGAGCGCCTTCACGGAACAGCTCGGGTGGCCGTTGACGGTCTTCATGACGCCGGACGCGCAGGTGTTCTACGCCGGCACCTACTACCCGCCGCAGCCGGTCGGCGACCACCCGTCGTTCCGGCAGGTCACGGCGGCGGTGCTCGATGCGTGGCAGGACCGCCGGCACGAGGTCGATGCGAACGCGACGGCCGTCGCCCGGGCGATCCGGCAGGGTGCCGAGGCGGACGCGGCGGCCGCGCAGGCCGGGCGGCCTGGCGGGGGTGGGGCGGGCCTCCCGTCAGCGGATGCGATCCACGGCGTCGTCGCGGACCTCGAGCGCGCAGAAGACGCGACGTACGGCGGGTTCGGTGGAGCGCCGAAGTTCCCGAACGCCCCGTTGCTGGAGTTCCTCGGCGACGCGGCCGCGGACGGCGACGCCGCTGCCGGCGCCCTTCTCTCGCGTGCGCTGGACGCGATCGCCGGGTCGGAGCTGACCGACCCCGACGGCGGGGTCTTCCGGTACGCGACCCGTCGTGACTGGTCCGTCCCGCACTACGAGCGGATGCTCTACGACAACGCCGGGCTGCTCGCGGTGGCCGACGCGGACCGGGCCCGGGGCATCGCGGACTTCCTCCGGGACACCCTGCGCCGACCGGACGGCGCGTTCGTGGCGGCACAGGACAGCGAGTCGACGATCGACGGCCGTCGGGTGGAGGGCGAGTGGTACCGGCTGCCCCGCGATGAACGCGCCCGGCTCGATCCGCCGCCGCTGGACGACCAGGTGCTCACCGGCTGGAACGGACTCGCGATCCGGGGGCTGGTGCTGGCGGGCATTCGCGCGGGCGACGACGAGATGATCACCCTCGCAGGTGCCGCGGCCGACGCCGTGATCGACCGGCACCTCGGCGACGGCCACGTCGTCGTCCGGTCGAGCACGCCGCGCGGTGTCTCGTCCGCGCCGGCGACCGTGGAGGACCTCGGGTTGTTCGCGGAGGGGCTGCTCGAACTCGCCCTCGCGACCGGTGAACTGCGGTACGCGACGATCGCCCGGACCCTGGTGGACGACGGACTCTCCGGTGCGCTCGAGGTCGACCCCGTCCTGGCTGCCGCGGGCACCGCGACCGGCGAACAGCCGCAGACGGCCCTGCGATCGGGGACGGTGGCGCTGGCCGGTGCTGCGGCGACACTGTCCGCCCTCACTGGTGACGACGAGCTCCGTCACGCTGCCGAGCGGCTCGTCGCCGAGCGCGCCCGGACGGGTGTCGAGCGGCCGCTCGGGCACGCCGACGCCCTGGGTCTGGCGCTGGCGCTGCAGCGGCCCTCACGAGAGGTCGTCCTGGTGGCGGACCAGCGGTCAGACCCCACGGTCGCGGGCATGCTCGACGCCGTCCGGACCGCCCGACGTCCAGGAACACTCGTCGCCGTGCTCACGCGAGCGCAGGCGGCAGAGTGGGCCGCGGCGGGCTTCTCGCTGTTCGACGGCCGAGACGGACTCGACGGCGTGACCTACGTGTGCCACGACCGGGTGTGTGCGCTGCCGGTACGGAACACGGACGACCTGCTGGGCCAGCTCGCTGTCCGGCACGGCTGAGCACGGCGCGCCCGGACGGTATCCTGGAATGCTCATGTCGAATCCCCCCGTCATCACGTACCCGCCCGAGTTGCCCGTCTCGCAGCGGCGGGACGACATCGCCGCTGCGATCCGCGACAACCAGGTCGTCATCGTCGCCGGTGCCACCGGGTCGGGCAAGACGACGCAGCTGCCGAAGATCTGCCTCGAACTCGGGCGCGAGAGCATCGGCCACACCCAGCCCCGACGCATCGCGGCGCGCACGATCGCGGAACGGGTGTCGGAAGAACTCGGCGGCGAGCTCGGCGACCTCGTCGGGTACCAGGTGCGCTTCACCGACAAGGTCAGTGCCGCCACCCGGATCAAGGTGATGACCGACGGCATCCTGCTCAACGAGATCCACTTCGACCGCGACCTGAAGCGGTACGACACGATCATCATCGACGAGGCGCACGAGCGGTCCCTGACGATCGACTTCCTGCTCGGTTACCTCAAGCGGCTCCTCACACGGCGCCCCGACCTCAAGCTCATCATCACGAGTGCCACGATCGACCCGGGGTCCTTCTCCAGGCACTTCGACGACGCCCCGATCATCGAGGTCTCCGGCCGCACGTACCCGGTGGAGATCCGGTACCGGCCGCTCGTGGCCGAGGACACCGGCGACGACTCCGACGACGACGAGTCCGACTCCCGCACCGGCGACAGCGGCAGCAACGCCGACGACCGCGACACCCTGCAGGGCATCACCGACGCACTCGACGAACTCGCGCGGGAAGACCCGGGCGACGTCCTGGTGTTCCTGTCCGGCGAGAACGAGATCCGCGACGCGCAGGACGCCATCGAGGGCAAGCACTACCCGGGCACCGAGGTCCTCCCCCTCTACGGACGACTGTCCGCAGCGGACCAGCACCGGGTGTTCCAGCGGTCGAACACCCCGGGCCTCCGCCGACGTGTCGTGCTCGCCACGAACGTCGCCGAGACCTCGCTGACCGTCCCCGGCATCAAGTACGTCGTCGACACCGGCACCGCCCGCATCTCGCGGTACTCCCCGCGGGCGAAGGTGCAGCGGCTGCCGATCGAGGCGATCTCGCAGGCGTCCGCCAACCAGCGCTCTGGCCGTGCCGGTCGCACGAGTGCGGGCATCGCGATCCGGCTCTACTCGGAAGACGACTTCGACCGCCGTCCGGAGTACACCGACCCGGAGATCCTCCGCACGAACCTGGCAGCCGTCATCCTGCAGATGATCTCGCTCGGGTTCGGGGACATCGAGTCGTTCCCGTTCCTGCAGCCGCCGGACTCCCGTGGTGTGAAGGACGGTCTGGACCTGCTCCGTGAGCTCCGTGCCGTCGACACCGAGGGCGCGATCACGAAGACCGGCAAGCAGCTCACCCGCCTGCCGATCGACCCGCGGCTCGGCCGGATGGTGCTCGAGGCGAGCCGGCAGGGTGTCGGGCGTGAGGTCATCGCGATCGTCTCGGCGCTGAGCATCCAGGACCCCCGCGAGCGTCCGCTCGAGAAGCGTGCCCAGGCCGATCAGCTGCACAGCCGCTTCGCCGACCCGACCAGTGACTTCCTGACGCTGCTCGGCCTCTGGAACTACCTGGAAGAGAAGCAGGACGAACTGTCGTCGAGCGCGTTCCGCCGGATGTGCAAGGCCGAGTTCCTCAACCACCTGCGGATCCGCGAGTGGCAGGACCTGTACCGCCAGCTGTCCCGCGCGGCCAAGCAGGTCGGCATCCACGTCGGCACGGAACGCAAGGACGACCCGGACTCGGTCCACCGCGCCCTGCTCGCGGGACTCCTCAGCCAGATCGGGCTCCGCGACCGCGAGAAGCGCGACTACCTCGGTTCGCGCAACACCCGGTTCGTGGTCTTCCCCGGCAGCGTCCTGGCGAAGAAGCAGCCGGACGCCGTGATGGCCGCCGAGCTCGTCGAGACCAGTCGACTGTTCGCCCGGACCGTCGGCCGCATCGACACCGCCTGGGTCGAACCGCTGGCCGGTGACCTGCTCAAGCGCACATACGGCGAACCACACTGGGAGAAGAAGCAGGGCGCCGTCGTCGCCTTCGAACGGGTGACCCTGTTCGGCGTCCCGATCGTGCAGCGTCGACGCGTGCAGTACAACCGGATCGACCCGGTGCACTCGCGTGAGCTGTTCATCCGGCACGCCCTGGTCGAGGGCGAGTGGGAATCACAGCAGGCGTTCGACCGGTCGAACCGGAAGCTCCGCCGCGAACTCGAACAGCTCGAGGAGCGCACGCGCCGCCGCGACATCCTGCTCGACGACGAGACGGTCGTCGAGTTCTACGACGCGCGGATCCCGGCCGAGATCGCCACCACCCGGGACTTCGAGGGCTGGTGGCGTCGGACCCGGCGTGACCAGCCGGACCTCCTCACCATGCGGCGCGAGGACCTGCTCGACGAGTCCGCTGCTTCGGCCGCCGAGGACGACGCCGAGTACCCGACCCAGTGGCGGAGCGGCGACCAGCGCCTCGCCGTCCGGTACCGGTTCGAGCCGGGCGCCGAGGACGACGGCGTCAGCGTGCAGGTGCCACTCGCCGTCCTGCCGCGGATGCGCGAAGAGGGCTTCGACTGGCAGGTGCGCGGCCTCCGCAAGGAGCTGGTGACCGCGCTCATCAAGGCCCTGCCGAAGCAGATCCGGAAGAACGTCGTCCCGGCTGCCGACTGGGCCGAGAAGATCGTCACCGAACTCCCCGACGACGCCCCGACGACGCCGACCGAGAGCTTCCGCGCCACCCTGGCGAAGACGATCCAACGGCTCGTGCACGTGCCCGTGTCGGAGACGGACTTCGACATGTCCCGGGTGCCGTCGCACCTGCTGCCCACCTACGCGGTCGTCGACGAACGCGGGCGCCGGGTCGAGGCCGGCAAGGACCTGTCCGCCCTGCAGACGAAGCTGAAGGACCGGACCCAGCAGAGCGTCGCCGCCGCCACGCAGCGGACGGGAGGCTCATCCCGCGTCGCCGACGCCGGTTCCGGCCGCCGCATCGAACGCTCCGGCCTCACCGCGTGGCCGGACCAGGACCTGCCCGAGGTCCTCGACACGAAGCAGGCGGGCGGCGTCATCCGCGCGTACCCGGCCCTGGTCGAGGAGGGCTCCGGCCCGAAGGCGACGGTCGGCGTGCAGCTCCTCGCGACGCCGGGCGACCGCGCCGTGCAGATGCCCGCCGGGGTCCGGCGCCTCGTGATGCTCGCCGTGCCCTCCCCGGTGTCGTACATCCAGCAGCACCTCACTGCGCAGGAGAAGCTCGCCCTGGCCGCGAGCCCGTACCCGTCGACGAACGCACTGTTCGACGACGTCCTGGCCGCCGTCGTCGACGCCGGGATCCGCCGGACGCACCCCGACGGGATGGTGTTCACACGGGTGGCGTTCGACCAGGTGCGCGACACCGTGTCGTCGACGGTCGTCGACACGATGTTCACCGCCGTGTCCGAGGTCGCCGCCGTCCTGAGCGCGCAGCGGAACGCCGAACGGGCGATGAAGCAGGCGACGAACATGGCGCTGCTGCCCGCGCTGTCGGACATGCGGCAGCAGATGGAGCGCCTGGTGTTCGCCGGGTTCGTCTCGGTGGCCGGACTCGACCGGCTCCGACGCATCCGGGTGTACCTGCAAGGCATCGAGGCCCGCGTGACGAAGCTGCTGCAGAACCCGGGCCGTGATGCCTCGTGGATGCGCGAGGTCACCGGGGCCACCGACCGCTACATCGAGGCGGGTGGGGCCTTCCCGCCGTCGGTCGGCTCGCACCCGGAGCTCGTGCACGCGCGGTGGATGCTCGAGGAGTTCCGCCTCAGTCTCTTCGCGCAGGAGCTCGGCACGGCGGAGACCGTGTCACTGCAGCGGATCACGAAGGCGCTGACCGCCGCCAGCCGCTGACCCGCGCCGTCCCGCTCTCCGTCGGTGGCCGCGACGCGGTGGGGCGGCGGCGCGGCGAGGCTCACCCAGGCTCGACCAGGCACTCGGTGCTGATGAACACCTCGCCAGAGGTCGTGGCGACGGCACGGACGGTCCACGGCGACGAGCCGTTCAGCTCCCCCGGATGCTCAGCACTCGGCGGATCCTGGCTGATGCCCGCACCCGACCAGAGCGCGGCCACGGCGTCGAACCGGGTCCGCTCCTCGGCTGTCGGTGCCGTCGGTGCCGTCGGTGCCGCCGTCGAACCCTCATCGGGGCGGCGGAGGTCGTAGATGAAGGACGTGCCCGGCTGGTCGTTGCGGAGCTGGCACTCCTGCCTGGTCACCTCGGCGCCCGCGGGGTCCAGGTCCGCAGCGGTGCGGGCACCCAGCTTCCGAAGCTCCCCGGAAGCGTCTCGGTCACCGAAGTGGCGTTCCGCCGCGGTGGCCGGCTGGGCGCGTCGCTGGGCGTCCTGGGCGGTGGTGCCGACCGTGCTGAGCAGCGCCGTTCCGGGTGAAGATGGGCCGTTGCTGAACGACCACCCCGTTGACCCTCGGCTGACCTGCAGGTGTCGTGCAAGAAATTTGCTGGCCCTTGTGGAAAGATTTAGTGTCCGCCTGAGGGCGGCGAGGCTGACGGAGCATGATGACATCTCGATCCCAAGAGGCTCTCCCGCGGAGACGATTCACGCGTCCGGGTAAGGCCCGCGGAAGTGTATCGATCGTCCTGACGGCGATATCAGTGTTACTGCTGCTTGTTGGCGTCTTGGCTCCGCACACCGGTGGCGGCAAGTTACCCGTGCTGTACCTGCTAGTAGCGTTCCATTCGCTTTTCATGGTGGGTGTCACCGCCTTTACACTTTTGGCCGTCATTGTCGTTGCGGCGCTCCGCTGGCGATGGGTGACCATAGTCATCGCACTCATAGCTCTTGTGGCGAGCGTGAGCGTTATGGTTCCGAGCTTGAACCGTTCGCCAAGAGTGGAGCCGGCTCGCGTCGCTTCATCGGGTGCCGGAACACTCCGGGTGCTTGAATGGAACACTGGCGAGCAGGACGTCGACACTACGGTTCTGCAGACGCTAATCAAGCAGACCGATCCAAACATCATTGTGCTCCCGGAGTATTTTACGCAGCTCGCGAAAGGAACGTTGGCTGATGTCGCAAAGCAGCGAGATATGCAGATCCTTGGCTGGAACGGTTCATCGGCGACGGCGTTGATCTCGCGATCGCTTGGCAACTACCGGGTCGACCACTCCGGGACCCCGCCTTGGGCTGGATTCGTCGCGGTACCTGCGAACCCTCAATCGCCGCGCTTAGTGATCACTCACCTGCAGCGCCCCAGCCTGACGAGCACGTCGCTGTGGCGTGAACACGTCGAGTGGGCTGCCGCTCAGTGCCAGCAAGGCACTATCGCAGTTGGGGATTTCAACGCGACAGCGCCGAATATCAATCCGTCGACGAAGCTTGGCAAGTGCTCCGACAGCGCGGCAGCACTTGGCGAGAGCCCTCAGGGCACCTGGCCTACAGCGTTGCCTGGCTCGCTTGGTGCGACAATTGACCATGTGTTCGTCGGCCCCGGCTGGAAGGCGGCAGCGTTCTCTGTTCTCGATGGCCTCGACGAAGCCGGGTCGGACCATCGACCGACGTTTGCCGTGGTCACCCCTGCCCGCCGAACATAGAAAGGGCGGTCGGCGTGTGCCGACCGCCCTTTCTGTGAGGAGGTCAGTAGTTGACCGCGACCTTGCTTGCGTTGAGGAACGTGTTTCGGTTAGAACCGGAAGTGTTCCCGTTGATTGCGGTGATGACGAACTGGTAGGTGCCCGAACCCGGGTTCCCGAAGGAGTACGTGCCACAAGCGTGCGTGGCGCTACCGTCGGCGCGTCCGTTCCGGTACAGGGTGACCTTGACGCTCGACAGCTTCGTCGAGCCCGGCGTCTTGCCGGCCGCGTTCACCTCGCAGCTGGAAAGCGTCACAGTGGTTGTCGCGTTGTCCGATCCGTTGTCGATCCACTGACGGCTCGAGAACGTCGGCTGAACCTGGTTCAGAGAGCTCGTGAAGCTCCCCTCCGCGAACGCCGAGCCCGTCAGGCCGCCTACTGCGAGTGCCGGAGCGCCGACCGCGATGACCCCGCCTGCGATCAGCTTCATCCTGAGACTAAGCCCCTTTGCCTTGCTCTTTACTACCATGAGAATCCCCATTCTTCTAGGTGAGGCCCGCCTACGAGCGGCGCCAACCTGACAGTATGGGCAAGACTCGTCGCAGCACAAGAGAGGTGCTCAGAATGACGAGGCCGCCTGCACGCACGTACAGAAAATGCCATGGACCGGGAGAGCGACGTGGACACCTCCAAGTCAG from Curtobacterium sp. MCLR17_032 encodes the following:
- a CDS encoding DUF255 domain-containing protein, with translation MNDNRLGAAVSPYLRQHAANPVDWREWGADAFVEARERDVPVLVSIGYATCHWCHVMARESFSDPEIGAMLRQDFVAVKVDREERPDVDSSAMAAASAFTEQLGWPLTVFMTPDAQVFYAGTYYPPQPVGDHPSFRQVTAAVLDAWQDRRHEVDANATAVARAIRQGAEADAAAAQAGRPGGGGAGLPSADAIHGVVADLERAEDATYGGFGGAPKFPNAPLLEFLGDAAADGDAAAGALLSRALDAIAGSELTDPDGGVFRYATRRDWSVPHYERMLYDNAGLLAVADADRARGIADFLRDTLRRPDGAFVAAQDSESTIDGRRVEGEWYRLPRDERARLDPPPLDDQVLTGWNGLAIRGLVLAGIRAGDDEMITLAGAAADAVIDRHLGDGHVVVRSSTPRGVSSAPATVEDLGLFAEGLLELALATGELRYATIARTLVDDGLSGALEVDPVLAAAGTATGEQPQTALRSGTVALAGAAATLSALTGDDELRHAAERLVAERARTGVERPLGHADALGLALALQRPSREVVLVADQRSDPTVAGMLDAVRTARRPGTLVAVLTRAQAAEWAAAGFSLFDGRDGLDGVTYVCHDRVCALPVRNTDDLLGQLAVRHG
- the hrpA gene encoding ATP-dependent RNA helicase HrpA; the protein is MSNPPVITYPPELPVSQRRDDIAAAIRDNQVVIVAGATGSGKTTQLPKICLELGRESIGHTQPRRIAARTIAERVSEELGGELGDLVGYQVRFTDKVSAATRIKVMTDGILLNEIHFDRDLKRYDTIIIDEAHERSLTIDFLLGYLKRLLTRRPDLKLIITSATIDPGSFSRHFDDAPIIEVSGRTYPVEIRYRPLVAEDTGDDSDDDESDSRTGDSGSNADDRDTLQGITDALDELAREDPGDVLVFLSGENEIRDAQDAIEGKHYPGTEVLPLYGRLSAADQHRVFQRSNTPGLRRRVVLATNVAETSLTVPGIKYVVDTGTARISRYSPRAKVQRLPIEAISQASANQRSGRAGRTSAGIAIRLYSEDDFDRRPEYTDPEILRTNLAAVILQMISLGFGDIESFPFLQPPDSRGVKDGLDLLRELRAVDTEGAITKTGKQLTRLPIDPRLGRMVLEASRQGVGREVIAIVSALSIQDPRERPLEKRAQADQLHSRFADPTSDFLTLLGLWNYLEEKQDELSSSAFRRMCKAEFLNHLRIREWQDLYRQLSRAAKQVGIHVGTERKDDPDSVHRALLAGLLSQIGLRDREKRDYLGSRNTRFVVFPGSVLAKKQPDAVMAAELVETSRLFARTVGRIDTAWVEPLAGDLLKRTYGEPHWEKKQGAVVAFERVTLFGVPIVQRRRVQYNRIDPVHSRELFIRHALVEGEWESQQAFDRSNRKLRRELEQLEERTRRRDILLDDETVVEFYDARIPAEIATTRDFEGWWRRTRRDQPDLLTMRREDLLDESAASAAEDDAEYPTQWRSGDQRLAVRYRFEPGAEDDGVSVQVPLAVLPRMREEGFDWQVRGLRKELVTALIKALPKQIRKNVVPAADWAEKIVTELPDDAPTTPTESFRATLAKTIQRLVHVPVSETDFDMSRVPSHLLPTYAVVDERGRRVEAGKDLSALQTKLKDRTQQSVAAATQRTGGSSRVADAGSGRRIERSGLTAWPDQDLPEVLDTKQAGGVIRAYPALVEEGSGPKATVGVQLLATPGDRAVQMPAGVRRLVMLAVPSPVSYIQQHLTAQEKLALAASPYPSTNALFDDVLAAVVDAGIRRTHPDGMVFTRVAFDQVRDTVSSTVVDTMFTAVSEVAAVLSAQRNAERAMKQATNMALLPALSDMRQQMERLVFAGFVSVAGLDRLRRIRVYLQGIEARVTKLLQNPGRDASWMREVTGATDRYIEAGGAFPPSVGSHPELVHARWMLEEFRLSLFAQELGTAETVSLQRITKALTAASR
- a CDS encoding endonuclease/exonuclease/phosphatase family protein, which produces MLLLLVGVLAPHTGGGKLPVLYLLVAFHSLFMVGVTAFTLLAVIVVAALRWRWVTIVIALIALVASVSVMVPSLNRSPRVEPARVASSGAGTLRVLEWNTGEQDVDTTVLQTLIKQTDPNIIVLPEYFTQLAKGTLADVAKQRDMQILGWNGSSATALISRSLGNYRVDHSGTPPWAGFVAVPANPQSPRLVITHLQRPSLTSTSLWREHVEWAAAQCQQGTIAVGDFNATAPNINPSTKLGKCSDSAAALGESPQGTWPTALPGSLGATIDHVFVGPGWKAAAFSVLDGLDEAGSDHRPTFAVVTPARRT